A segment of the Entelurus aequoreus isolate RoL-2023_Sb linkage group LG23, RoL_Eaeq_v1.1, whole genome shotgun sequence genome:
ataatttgatgcagcaacacgtgacaaagaagttgggaaaggtggcaataaatactgataaagttgaggaatgctcatcaaacacttatttggaacatcccacaggtgaacaggcaaattgggaacaggtgggtgccatgattgtgtataaaagtagattccataaaatgctcagtcattcacaaacaaggatggggcgagggtcaccactttgtcaacaaatgcgtgagcaaattgttgaacagtttaagaaaaacgtttttcaaccagctattgcaaggaatttagggatttcaccatctacggtccgtaatatcatcaaagggttcagagaatctagagaaatcactgcacgtaagcagctaagcccgtgaccttccatccctcaggctgtactgcatcaacaagcaacatcagtgtgtaaaggatatcaccacatgggctcaggaacacttcagaaacccactgtcagtaactacagttggtcgctacatctgtaagtgcaagttaaaactctcctatgcaaggcgaaaaccgtttatcaacaacacccagaaacgcagtcggcttcgctgtgcctgagctcatctaagatggactgatacaaagtggaaaagtgttctgtggtctgacaagtccacatttcaaattgtttttggaaactgtggacgtcgtgtcctccggaccaaagaggaaaagaaccatccggattgttataggcgcaaagttgaaaagccagcatgtgtgatggtatgggggtgtattagtgcccaacacatgggtaacttacacatctgtgaaggcgccattaatgctgaaaggtacatacaggttttggagcaacatatgttgccatccaagcaacgttaccatggacgcccttgctaattttagcaagacaatgccaagctacgtgttacatcaacgtggcttcatagtaaaagagtgctggtactagactggcctgcctgtagaccagacctgtctcccattgaaaatgtgtggcgcattatgaagcctaaaataccacaacggagacccccggactgttgaacaacttaggctgtacatcaagcaagaatgggaaagaattccacctgagaagcttcaaaaatgtgtctcctcagttcccaaacgtttactgagtgttgttaaaaggaaaggccatgaaacacagtggtgaacatgccctttcccaactactttggcacgtgttgcagccataaaattctaagttttattaattttttgttcATTTATCAATTTCTGtgcttaaaaaaatgcattatttaggTCACAAATATGtggaaaatgttttaaaaacacacacaaaaatctgTGTTAGTGTCGCGACAAACTTTGAAGCACGAtatggcgagggacgactgtccATTAAACATACTGTGAAAAAATCTACTGAAGTAATAATAAATCTGCTGTGTTACTGCGGGGACACATGTGTTAAATGATGAGTACACTGTAGCCTaattgttgttgtgaacgacagcACAATGCATGTAGTTATTGATGTGCGCTTTAACAAGCAAGCATGGTTGGACGACAGTTTGCTCTGCATCCGACTCACACACGTGACGGGTTGTCCATAAAGTCTCTGCATGAGCTACATAAGGGTCATAAAGTATATTTACAGTATTGTGGCATGAAAAAGCTGCCGTGCAGTCTTACAACTACAGGGGTCACATGTACACATGGTAGTTGATGAATTATGCATTGTTTTGAATAAAAACACAGCCAACAAATGTTGTCGTCTGCTTTAAAAATAATTCAATTAAATGTGTAAAGTCGGACTGAGGTTGTAATAATATTAGCTTCTTAAATACACTTTCATATTACAGATTATAATAACAATCGCTCTTATTGCCAATTGCAGGCGACTACAATCCTGTTGATGATGTGCTGCGTTTGCTTGTTGCCATGGTGAGGCACAGAGAGTggacactattgttatttttattttttttaacaacggCTCAAAATAGAACACCAAGGCATTCACCTTTGAGCGTTGTCTTTTATTTAgctacataaatgaatacattgcTGTAGTCACACCATCTTTATATCGCATTACCCTTACTAGTCCAAAGTCGTTACTCTAAAATGTGAAAGAGTAATCTGTGAAAGTACACACTTTGTATTCAAGGAATGACGCTATGTGCATAATAATGTGCACAGAAAAGGATTTATAAAAGATACATGCACACGGTAGGTTAAAAGGATATTTATTATAAAGTGTATCACAATTGTTCTTACTGATATGATTGCGTGCTGTAAGTTTTGTAGTTTAAACTGATTAATTAAACCCAAAAATgagaaaaaactaaataaattgtTGTGATTTGAGATATGTTCACTTTATCAGGGCAAGGATTCAAAGGTTTACAGACACTTTCTAACTTATAAATGTTCCTaagtgtctccaaacttttgactGGCAGTGTACTTGGAATTTgagataaataaaatagaagtatGTATTAATGTAATAGAGAATTGGGACCACACTGTGGAGAATAAATATATACTATTAGTATAAAGGCGTAATGTTATTGAAAATAAGCATATTCATATGaggaaaaaaagtcatttttggaGAACAAAATTTAGCTAGAAAATTACACGtttctattttttttctcaaaatataacACAGAACATATACTTTTAcgaaaaacaacttttttgtctttttttagccttttaacagataccttaaaggcctactgtaatgaaatgttcttatttaaacggggatagcaggtccattctatgtgtcatacttgatcatttcgcgatattgccatatttttgctgaaaggatttagtagagaacatcgacaataaagttcgcaacttttggtcgctgataaaaaagccttgcctgtactggaagtagcgtgacgtcacaggttgtggagcgcctctcatctgcacattgtttacaatcatggccacaagcagcaagAGCAATTCggacgagaaagcgacgattaccccattaatttgaacgaggatgaaagattcgtggatgaggaaaatgagagTGAAGGGTTAcagggcagtggaagtgattcagatagggaagatgctgtgagaggcgggtgggacctgatattcagctgggaatgactaaaacagtaaataaacacaagacatatatatactctattagccacaacacaaccaggcttatatttaatatgccacaaattaatctgcataacaaacacctcccccgccaatacaaatcaaacacccgcacaacacactcaatcccacagcccaaagtaccgttcacctccgtaaagttcatacagcacatatatttccccaaagttacgtatgtgacatgcacatagcggcacgcacgtacgggcaagtgatcaaatgtttggaagccaaagctgtactcacggtagcgcgtctgctatccaactcaaagtcctcctgattgtgttgctgtagccagccgctaatacacagatcccacctacagcttttttctttgctgtctccattgttcattaaacaaattgcaaaagattcaccaacacagatgtccagaattctgtggaattttgcgatgaaaacagacgacttaatagctggccacaatggtgtcccaatatgtccgcacaatccgtgacgtcacgcgcaaacgtcatcataccgagacgttttcagcagaatatttcgcgggaaatttaaaattgcactttataagttaacccggccgtattggcatgtgttgcaatgttaagatttcatcattgatatataaactatcagactgcgtggtcggtagtagtgggtttcagtaggcctttaatgaccccTTGTATATTATACTACTGTACAACTATTTATAGATATTGTGATATACATAATGCAGTTTTTACATTTCTATTCTGTTAGAATAATTTGCTAAAATAACTTTATTGATTTTAATTTCTGTGTTTACAAATACGATATTGATATCTGATATCAGCAATAAAACCAGTATAGGCTTGCATCTAAACTTTCTGATACAGGCGCCGATACAAGTAGTGCTGTTTACTTGTGCAACATTAAATGTcttccaataaacacacacaatTGGTCTCCTCTTGTAATTTAGTCAAgctatttacaaaaggtaaacatggtaggctgtaggctactaggagctagcagctacacaacagctaagcacacaatagcacacaaggtagacatactgtatataataggTGTCCTTAGTATAagaaagtatcaaataattatagttgctcattacttacacatacaaagtctctggagcagaagcgtattagaaagtatctagtaacaaatgtgtccacatcattcaacttactgtgctaTGATCTTAAGTTGATTTCTTAAACTGTAATTGAgaactttattatttattgtttatggatttaaattgtgtccaaattgagaacaggaagtgaacaaaggtGTTTGTAttttgctatgaaatggaaaaggggtgggattaaataagctctgcttcttccttctccttttcggacatgttgtaatgagaaactggaaatatgtgatgtatcatactgtaactgtatgcatgttcaaaataatctTAAAGCATAAACACTATGAATTATCGTGGCATGTAGCAATCGCCAAAAACCACTCCACTTCTACTTAAAAGACAGCATGAGTCCATTCCAGAAGCATGTATGATTCCTgatgatatcgtatcggatcagTATCGGAAGTGCTGATACAGATTTAGAGTGCATGTGTTTGCAAAATACGTTTAAGAATGTTTTAAAGACCAACAAGGTCATGGTTGTTATTGTTGGATGTTTAACTAAACGTATGGCACTGATTATATGTGAGTCAGAAGGGTCTGAGCTTTTCTTCCCGTCACGCATGCCAGTGAACTGGAGAGAAAACGGGAGCATTAATATTTGGTCCCTCAGTGCAGCAATAAACAACAGTGAAGCCGTACATGATGATTGGGAAAAGTGCTGACACAGCGTGCGTGTCTTGCAGCTGCCTGCCGACTTCCAGGAGCGACTGACCCTGCACATGGAAGAGTCCCCTCTCTGCCGCACCTATTCGGACTCTGTCCCCGCCTCCCTCTTGGGGAAGGCAATGCACGACAAGCCCGACGAGGCGTGCAGCAGCAGCCAGGCCTCGCGCTCCCCCAGCCCTCAAACCCTGGACCACGCTTTTATTTTGGAGAGCCTGGGCCAAGGGGCGCGCCTCGGCCTCAGAGTCTCCGACCTTTACAGTAGCGACACCGCCCTCTACTGCCCCGACGAGCGGAACCGGGAGCGCAGGCCCAGCGTGGACCTCCACGGTCAGAGGAAGCTGCTCTACGGACCGCAGAATTCCACCGACAGCAACCCGGAGGAGGGGATGACCCGGGAGCTCTTTGCCAAGTTCTCCGCCGTGGCGGCGGGATCCAGCTCCTACTCCAGCTTCAGCGGCGGAGGCTCGGAAGACAAAGCTAACGGCCCACCGAGCAGCGCCGCGTCCTCCCCGCGCCATCACACCCTCTACATGGACTGGAGGGACGCGGGGGACTTTGAGAGGAAGAGCGACTCGTCCTGGGAGAGTCCCAGGGGGTTCGCCAACAGTCATCCCTTCCAGCAGGGGGAGTTGAGCCACCAGCAGAGCAGCAGCTCGCCCGTGTACAGCCGCACCATGTCGTCGTGTTTCAGCGAGCCCTACGAGCCTCTGCCGCCGTCCTCCTCCCCGAGCGTGGCCTACGGAGACAGCCGTCGAGGCAGCACCCTGGCCCCCGAGGAGGAGGAGCTCATCGGCCGGTGGCGGCAGCTCAGCGCCGAGGACCTGAGTTCTCACTCCTACCGCAGTCCGGGGCGAGCGTCGCCGTACAGCTTCTCCGAACAGCACTTCTCTGTGAGGCCGGCCAAGATCCGCCTGGGGCCGCTCTACAGCAGCTTCCAGGAAGGGGCCGACCACTACCACCAGCCCCACCAGCACCGCCACCACGGGGAGGGCACCACCGCGCAGGAGCAAGTGTGGGCGGCCGGGCCGGGGCTCCGCCAGGCTCACAGCCAAGCCCACTTGTACGGGGCAGAGGACAGCCAAGGCTCGGAGCACAGCCTCTACCAGTCGGGGAGCTCCAAAGACAGAGAGGGCAACGTCGCCTCCGGTGGCCAAAGCGTGGACTACGGCGACCCCAGCCCCAACAGCTCCACCGAGTCCCTGGACCGCAGGTCCCTGGACATGGCCGCCGATCTCCAGCACTACCAGGAGGCGAGCCCGTCGTCGTCGCCGCCGGCTGCCCCGCCGCCTCTGCCGCCTTACCACCAAAAATTTGGCACCCTGGGACTGTCTCGGAAAGACAGCCTGACCAAGGCCCAACTTTACGGAACACTCCTCAACTGACAGAGCGCGCCTACACGGGGAATAGAAGCCAAGTGGAGTTCTACATTtgtaagaatgtgtgtgtatttCCTAGTCATACTTTTGGTACGGTCGCCATTGGAAGGAGACGTCTTAGTGAACCTAACTAGcgctacaaagtcaacaacttGACGCCTGGACAAACTTCTTCATGCAGTTTGATGTTTTATATCGTTATTAATGGAATGTTTTGACACGTGATCATCACTTTATAGAAAATGGACACTTTTTCCTGCACCTTTCCCGTCCCCTTTCTACCTCACAATTGTTTCTTTACCAACGATGCATGTGGATATtatattttatgttgttttactcgCTCAATAAAGCACAAACTATACtaactctttttttcttttaattgaaTGTTATCTTAAGTGACTGCAGCTTGTGGTTGCAACTTAGTAGACAAGCCAAGGAATATATGAATATGTTAATGATATGCTAATTTGTACTGTAATATGTAAATGAATAGATGTATTCATGTTTTGTTGTACTGCAGGTCCTTAAAGATAACAGCATGCGCCTCTTTAGAAAGGATCTTCGACAAGTCTTTTTTTAAAGATCAGAGGGCGCTCGAatcatttaaaggatctttgactagcattttcttTAATAGATATAACCTTAAATATgatagagtgctcctgtcatctgaaggatctttg
Coding sequences within it:
- the si:dkey-174m14.3 gene encoding brain-enriched guanylate kinase-associated protein isoform X1, which encodes MTGKEHRQTMKKIYIGKTALKAPRNGGKHLKKSSLLEQKEDLRKRLSYTTHKLELLQSEFDSTRQYLETELRRAQEELDKFTDKLRRIQSSYSALQRINQDLEEKIHRDSLHHDDEKRALSREIIVLNNHLMEAKLTIEKLQEDNDIYRKDCNLAAQLLQCNKSLYGAQLSELPADFQERLTLHMEESPLCRTYSDSVPASLLGKAMHDKPDEACSSSQASRSPSPQTLDHAFILESLGQGARLGLRVSDLYSSDTALYCPDERNRERRPSVDLHGQRKLLYGPQNSTDSNPEEGMTRELFAKFSAVAAGSSSYSSFSGGGSEDKANGPPSSAASSPRHHTLYMDWRDAGDFERKSDSSWESPRGFANSHPFQQGELSHQQSSSSPVYSRTMSSCFSEPYEPLPPSSSPSVAYGDSRRGSTLAPEEEELIGRWRQLSAEDLSSHSYRSPGRASPYSFSEQHFSVRPAKIRLGPLYSSFQEGADHYHQPHQHRHHGEGTTAQEQVWAAGPGLRQAHSQAHLYGAEDSQGSEHSLYQSGSSKDREGNVASGGQSVDYGDPSPNSSTESLDRRSLDMAADLQHYQEASPSSSPPAAPPPLPPYHQKFGTLGLSRKDSLTKAQLYGTLLN
- the si:dkey-174m14.3 gene encoding brain-enriched guanylate kinase-associated protein isoform X2, yielding MKLCLSGSSLLEQKEDLRKRLSYTTHKLELLQSEFDSTRQYLETELRRAQEELDKFTDKLRRIQSSYSALQRINQDLEEKIHRDSLHHDDEKRALSREIIVLNNHLMEAKLTIEKLQEDNDIYRKDCNLAAQLLQCNKSLYGAQLSELPADFQERLTLHMEESPLCRTYSDSVPASLLGKAMHDKPDEACSSSQASRSPSPQTLDHAFILESLGQGARLGLRVSDLYSSDTALYCPDERNRERRPSVDLHGQRKLLYGPQNSTDSNPEEGMTRELFAKFSAVAAGSSSYSSFSGGGSEDKANGPPSSAASSPRHHTLYMDWRDAGDFERKSDSSWESPRGFANSHPFQQGELSHQQSSSSPVYSRTMSSCFSEPYEPLPPSSSPSVAYGDSRRGSTLAPEEEELIGRWRQLSAEDLSSHSYRSPGRASPYSFSEQHFSVRPAKIRLGPLYSSFQEGADHYHQPHQHRHHGEGTTAQEQVWAAGPGLRQAHSQAHLYGAEDSQGSEHSLYQSGSSKDREGNVASGGQSVDYGDPSPNSSTESLDRRSLDMAADLQHYQEASPSSSPPAAPPPLPPYHQKFGTLGLSRKDSLTKAQLYGTLLN
- the si:dkey-174m14.3 gene encoding brain-enriched guanylate kinase-associated protein isoform X3, whose product is MRQHRLRSAWSVVRSYPIAPWCQASLNAISKRNTPIDYFVRLRTNNEKQATFLRKTTKSLHHDDEKRALSREIIVLNNHLMEAKLTIEKLQEDNDIYRKDCNLAAQLLQCNKSLYGAQLSELPADFQERLTLHMEESPLCRTYSDSVPASLLGKAMHDKPDEACSSSQASRSPSPQTLDHAFILESLGQGARLGLRVSDLYSSDTALYCPDERNRERRPSVDLHGQRKLLYGPQNSTDSNPEEGMTRELFAKFSAVAAGSSSYSSFSGGGSEDKANGPPSSAASSPRHHTLYMDWRDAGDFERKSDSSWESPRGFANSHPFQQGELSHQQSSSSPVYSRTMSSCFSEPYEPLPPSSSPSVAYGDSRRGSTLAPEEEELIGRWRQLSAEDLSSHSYRSPGRASPYSFSEQHFSVRPAKIRLGPLYSSFQEGADHYHQPHQHRHHGEGTTAQEQVWAAGPGLRQAHSQAHLYGAEDSQGSEHSLYQSGSSKDREGNVASGGQSVDYGDPSPNSSTESLDRRSLDMAADLQHYQEASPSSSPPAAPPPLPPYHQKFGTLGLSRKDSLTKAQLYGTLLN